caaggGCAGGACAATAGTGTGACAAGTGGAGATGTCTTGGAGGGAGGTTATGACACATATTCCTGTCCCTTcagcatcttaggagccctttgctgcactcactccaggagctccatgtctctctcgtcttggggagtccagaactgcacacagcactccagacgtggcctccccagggctcagtagaggcacaggatcacctccctccacctgctgacaacactctgcctaatgcagcccagcatacccttggccttcttggccacaagggcacagtactggctcacggtcagcttgttgtccaccaggcctcccaggtccttctctgcacagctgctttccagcaggtcagccaccaccctctactgctgcagcgggtattcctccccaggggcaggcctctgcacttcccttgattcagcttcatgaggttcccctctgcccatctccccagactgTCGAGCTCCCtcggaagggcagcacagcactctgggctatcagccactcctcctggttttcgatcatcagcacacttgctgtgggtgcactctgtcccctcatccacatcactgaggaagaagatgaacaatactggacccagcagggacccctggcagacaccgctagctacaggcctccaacgagactttgtgctgctcatcacaaccctctgagctctgccagacagccagttttcaagccacctcactgtctgcccatctaacccacacttcctcagcttgcctgtgaggatgtgatgggagacagtgtctaaagccttgctcaagtcaagggagacaacttgccctgctctcccctcatctacccagccaggcgtcccatcctagaaggctctcacgttggttaagcatgatttccccctttCGGAATCCACACTTGCTACTCTGGATCTGGAAAAGTCAGCCTCTCttgaggctttctccctgctctccagggcctgggatatgCGGAGGGCCCGTCTTTgcaggaaagactgcagcaaagcagcatttaggatctctgcctttccaacatgctttgtcaccagggccctttccccggtcagcagtgagcccacaacttcccttctcctcctttggttattgatggatttaaagaagccctgcttgcttcacatccctcaacacattaaactccaaagggGCCGGGGTCTCGGCCTGGACCTTTTGAGCCCCATCCTTCCTACTCGGACAACATCCCTCTATTCCTCCatgtttcctgaggctggctccacacaagccctgcctcagcttttggcagttctccttaagCATGGTGTCAAACAGATGTCCCCTGGCATTGCAGTACTCTAAGAGTAGTTCAGGAAACCACAAGTGTAAGCCACACACATGCAGCCACAGGCAACAAGCAAGCCAACGCTGCTGTTACTATGGCACGGCTGTTTCAACCTCATGAAGAAGGACAAGCGccacacaccactgtgctgctgggagctgcagggatgggaaagacaatgacaaggaggaagatcaccgtggagtgggcaggagcagtcctttatacacagtttgactatgttttctacctcaactggaaagaaatcagccccACTACAGCAGGGGGTGCAGCACACTTGACTTCCAGGCTCTGTCATTGCCCCTACTTGGACTCTTCCATCTGGGCTGGACCAGGAGTGCCTCTGCCTGGAGCCAGCACTTGCACTCGCTTCCCTGGCCTTCACAGTCTGGGTGGTTTTTTCCAGGCACAGCCCACATGGACTCATGAGCCACCTGGGCCCTGCATGGCCAATGCCTTTTGCTCAGACAGCATGCAGGCCCTGCAGCGTCCTAGGGGATGCAAGTACGGAGTTGAACTCTCTGGACTTGTGCACCCCCGAgctaaagagaaacctgaaacgaGAGCTCAAGGCCCCTGTGACCTTCTGCCCAACAAGAGCCggcacagagcctggcttggGTCAGAGTGGTTTGGGAGGGCCCTGTGGGACTCCTCCCATGTGCTTAACCCTGGCTCCCGTTCCCTGATTCAGcgctggaaagcactgaaacacagatatGGTTCACCTGAGCAGACACTGAGACAGGACAACCACAGTGTCCCTCTCTCGCCTGCACAGCCCTGGGTGCACCATGGCTGCTTGGAGGCCAGTGTGGCAAACCCCGTGAGCTGTGAGGCTTTGGataccttctgcctcttttccccagaagcaccagggcagtgaaagccatgggcagggagtgggcatggcagcagggctgtggccgtGCAGGCCCCCTGAAGTCGGATGCTGTGGGGCCGGGACAGTGTATCGCCATCGAGGTGGACCATGCCGTGTGGTCTCCGGCGgcagttcttctctttttcttgttcGATTGAAAGACTGAACACATTGGGAGTAAAGGAAGAAACGTAGCAGGAGTTGGCTGCGctcaagggaagaagggaattttgctgctgtcatactGGTGGGGGAGGACGGTGGCATTATGGGTAGGCGTGCCTCAAAGGGAGGCCACGGCCTGCCTTCCTGCATGCCACCAAGCGTTGGCCCCATCCGAGACAGCAAGGCACACACTTTATGTCCGTGATTGGAGGCATCACCCACAAGGGGTACAAAGGAGGGTTGGGAAGAAAGCTGAAGGCATGTCTCTCAATGCTAAATATCCCTCTCCGGCTTCCCAGCTGCTGCACTTCCATCTCCATAATCAGCTCACAGCTTTGGTACCTCCCATGAATGTTCCGCCAGTTAAACACAGAAGGTCTACATGCTCAATGGTTACGCTGCATTAGCTTTCTATGCTGCTCTTTCCTCTCTGCAAGGCCTGCCGGCATTTGTACGCAGCCCATACTGGaatgctgaggtctgacaagccccTGCTGCTAGTCCACTTCCCAACAGCTTCTGTTGCTGTGACCTGCTACTCTTTCAACTAGGGAAGCAAGTAGCTATGCACTGAGCTTTGCAGCCAAGGTAGGATGTGTCCTGCGAGAGCCCTGACTCAGTTGCTGATCTGCACCTCGTCCCTGGTGTCTGTACACAGTGGGAAAATCCCCACACTGGGGCACTGGAGCTGTCTGTTGCGCTGCAGCTGCAAAAAATGTCCCCACGTGGCAGCTGAGCTTGCCTGGGCAGAGGAggattcccaccagctgtgaCGCAACTGtgggcaggtgctggccacccTCGTCCCTGCCTTGGAAGGGGGTTCCGGGATGTTGGATGGAGGGTGCATTCCGAGGTggagcgaggtgctgggaactgccctgcccttgggtgggtgctgctgccacaACTTAGAGGAGGCCTgagagacctgcaaggcattgctgggctgaactgctttgctggcacagccagccacgagcataggtccccttgacccccccagtccacctagctacctactgcagatgctgaagcagccacccttccaggcgttgtgtgggagggaaacaagggggcagggctggggccgtgCCTGATTCACTGGACCTGAAAAGGGCACAGACTGGAAGTGGCATCCTCCCATGTTCCCACTGCAGTCGGTGGGGAGAAACAGGCCATACAGGGGGGGaacgcaggtgcaggctggactgaaccatcccaggcactgtctccctctgccctcccagctctgcaccagcacctgcactagcagggagcagggcctggcagctcggcAGTGGCAGTGCAACCTCAGGCCAATGCCGCACAGGGTAAGGAAGctctttgtgtcaggaaggccttgaagtggccagagctttccagatccttttgccttgggGTGACAATTAAGCGCATCTGCACAGGGCCGACAGCGTGGCACGACTGACTCTGCTCTCCACTCTGCCTTGTGTTCACggaagcacagaagcacacaacggcagaggttggaagggacctctggagatcatcgagGCCAATGCCCCTGCCCATGAGGGTCATCTAAAGCCCATCGCCCAGAACCCTATCCAGATGCCTCTGCAATgcctccaaggacggagactccacgacctccccaggaaacctgttcccgggctccgtcaccctcacaggaaagaagcttttcctgctgggcagacggaacttcctgggtCTCAGTTTGTgaccgttgcctcttgtcctatcgctgggcaccactgaaaagctcttgacaccctcccttcagatatttatgcccactgatAAAGATCCCCCCACAGGCTTCCGTCCTCCACCaagaacaggcccagttctctcagcctttccgcgtgTGACAGATGCCCCCATCCCTTAAGCATCATACgagccaaatgggccttgaccttCTCAGCCCCATCCGTGCCTGCTTAGACAacatccctccattcctcccacatttcctgaggctggctccacaccagCCCTTCCTCAACCTTTCGCACttctccttaaccatggtgtcaaacaAGTGTCACATAGCATTGGTGTGCTGTTAGAGTACTGACGAGGAGCTCCTAAGAAATCGAGCTCCCtttcaagctgactgtgcttcctcttgctttagtgtacaaacagaaatgcagagcacACATGATAAGAGAGTTCCTGCAGGCAGTCCTGATTCTAATGCActgctggaccctcctctcctgcctgagccctttccctaagcacagcagcctgggagacctcgttggcaaagctcctcctcccttcctcctcctctatgtgccctttttcactggagttcgggtcagcttatccaggccaccctcctgagacatcagctcatctcctgagcctcacAACAGACCACCCTTGTGCTCGCTGTaggctctccttcattccctgctggctgtgctgcactTAGGCAGATGCTGGGGAGGCAAAGCCCTACAAGTGACAACACCCATGCAGAGCAATGTTAACCTGGGGGATGTCCCCACTCCTACCCAAAATGTCCCCTTGACTAGCAGGCTCAAGGGAACCAACACCGGTCTCCCATATCCCTCAGATTTGTCCAAGAGCCCCTCAGTtgctctggatttgctccaggtctctgtggcactggcactgcaaacagatactgatacacagaagcctaGCATTATcatactctgaaatgcagctggctgagcagaaacagaagcaggtggtgagatgctgggtgttcagcaggcccagcagaTGCATGTGCCctgacacagagcagcactcaggctgctgcagctgcttccccttgggggctggtgtgcagtgggggaaccaCCTCCTTCCTGCCTCGGCACTGCATGCGGCAAGCGTGGCTATcatgggggctgtggggctgaggggcacagGCCTGCAGGCAACTGGGCAGCACCTCCATCcacccacaggctgctgtgaggtgcccaggccctcctgccaatgtgccatggagcctggggctgggcttgacttggtGTCACCCTGGAGCTTtctagcccagagccagccccagtgcctgccccatgtggagggctgcagtgcggagggacctggtgccagaggtcagccccacagcagcaaggaggctgcagcagatgctgccccctGCAGAGGACGGTCCCTGTCAAGGAAGGGCTCTTTCTGGGTtccctggcacagtgtgacacACCCAGACCCATGCGGGATCAGGCATAGGGAGGGCCAGCACACCCTGCACCTGCTGCAGCACCCAGGCAGGGAgtcctgctcagatcatcatcaggctccccacggggacagccaggcaggcacccacccactggtgGGGTGCGTGTGATGGCAGAAGTGGAGCCGAGAAACATATATGGGCAtgcacggggatggagaaggttatTGGAGGCTGGGGCTCCGTCAGATGGGAGATAACCCTCCTGATAACATCTCAAAAGGTGCCTAATGCCGTTGATTGGCTGCCCTGGCAGCGAGGCCTGCGATTCTGCCTATATATTGCCCTCCCCATAGCGGGGGCCTCTGGTGGCCcaggaggcaagcaggagctgggGACCGCAGCAttgggcaggaggtgtttgggatggccaccatcagccagctccttgccagcgcactgggactgctgctgtgcgtgcagctctgcaggggtgagtgcctgcgggctccccggggctggagctgcctgccctcACGCTGAGAGTGGGAGGCAGTCCTGGGGTTGGGGAGGCCACCGTGGAGCTGGGGTGGCCATCATGGGTCTGTGCGTGacctgctgggtgggcttctcaGAGGCACCAGTGGAGGCACACCACCTGGGCAGCCCCCAGGGGCCCACGGTGCCTGcactgtgctggggacagggtttttgcagtggggccgaacactgagcacatgtggcagGACATGTCCTCTGCTGTGTTCACCTTGCATTGGGTGCTGGACATTCAGGGTCTGGATATGGCCCTACCTTTCTTCACACCTGGTGTCCTGCAGTGCACCCAAGGCTTTTCCACCCACACAGCCATATGCCAGGGTCCAAAAGCCAGGCCCGcagtggggagtggaggccatcagggcagggaacagctgtgggacagagctccctggccagcctggcaggGCATGCTACACCAGACAACACTGACACCATGCTGGGACTCCATGTCCTCCTTTATGgtcccacatgggcacccacaggcactggggagctgCGACTGGTTGACGGAGGCAGCCGCTGCGCTGGCCGGGTGGAGGTGAAGCACGAGGGccagtggggcaccgtgtgcagctATGACTTCCTCTGGGATGTCCGTGGGGCctccgtggtctgcaggcagctgggatgtggcacCGTGGCAAGGACTTCCCCATACATGCCGTTCGGGGCAGGTGCTGGCCGGATTTGGCTGCAACCTTTTCTATGTCGTGGCACTGAGACAGcactccaccactgtccccactacggctggggccagcactactgTGGCCATGACACAGATGTTGGGGTGACGTGCTCAGGTGAGGGATCAGGATACTCTGCCGGGGAGCAGACCCTTGGCTGCGTGCAGTTGGGAGATGGCATGGCTATGCACAGGGCCTCCCCACTGGGGCCTGCCCAGGCACAGATGGGGTACAAGAGTAGAGCTGGAGTGCAGCACCCTCATGCCCTGAGGGCACCTCTAATACAGATGCTGTGGAGCTCAGGCTGGTGAATGGAGGTggtccctgtgcaggcagagtggaggtgaagctgcgggGCCAGTGGGGAACGGTGGCAGATGACGTATGGGACATGGAggatgccgaggtggtgtgtcagcagctgggctgtggctcggccaAAAGCGCCCATGACTCGACCCGCTTTGGGAGAGGGTCTGGACCTATTCAACTGGCTCTTGTGGACTGTCGTGGGGATGAGTCTGCACTCTGGGAATGCACTGTCCCGGGATGGGGGCCATACCCTGGCCGCCATGACTGGGATGTTGGTGTGGTCTGCCAAGGTAAGAGCCATGGGGTCCCTCCAGGCTGCCTCGCACTCAGGCCCCGCTATGCCAGCACCAGGATTATGGGGGCAACCCACCTGCAAGCCCCCAGCGTGTTCCACAGACCCCCAAGAGACCCCAGACTCTCTCCTCCGGCAGGGTTTGTGCGGCTGGTCGGCGGGGACGGCGCCTGCTTGGGCCGCgtggaggtcaggcagggccgAGGCTGGGTCACCCTCTGCAAGGCCCACGTGGACCTCAACACCGCCCACgtcatctgcaaggagctgggttgcggagcagctctggccatcactggggcagcacgctttggggcaggagccgggcccatctgggacgggggctttgagtgtgcaggcaacgaatccctcctgtctgcctgcgcccgcaggctgccccatggccagggtTGCACGCACAACAGCGGCGCTGGCGTCATCTGCTCCCGTAAGAGAGCAGGGCGTGGGGCAGAAGCTGCAGCGGGAGGCGCGGGGAGacgggcagcagggacaggggtgcccagggcagggacagggtagggaggctgtgggctggcttgtggcagcccccaggggtGCGGGAAGGCAGCGGGgtgtgggaggcagagggctgccatgcctgcatgcccccaccattgcagagcaggggacatGAGGCCTTCATCTCCAGcacccttttctccctcccagcctacacgggcttcaggctggtgaacggcagcacagagtgcacagggcgggtggagctggaggcacgcggcacctggggctccctctgcgatgccggctgggacatgcccgatgcccaggtgctctgccaccacctcggctGCGGCTTTGCCGCCTCCATGCCCCGTGGAGGGTATTTTGGGACAGGGAGCGGCCCGCTGTGGCAGGACACATTTCACTGCAGCGGGACcgagtcccacctgggagagtgccctgccatgGCGCTGGGGATCCCTGCCTGCTCGCCGGACCACGCTGCTgcagtcaattgctcaggtgcgtgtggggcaggtggtgccagccacaagggcttcctggggggaggggacccagcaccccaaaaaggAAGGGTACCCCACTCCCCCTACTGccaccaggagctgtggggcacagggcccatctggggaagcagggccatgtcagggcaggaggagggctgagcccaggcatagggcagcaggcacatgggcaggacgagggcagtggggccatgCTGTCCCCCAGCATCCTGTGGGACTCCTTGGCACCCCACGGTCCCCACAGAGCCTCAGGACATCTCCCCTCTGTGCGGGGACAGGTGGCACTgaacccctgcggctggtggacgGGGAGAGCCGCTGTGACGGGCGCCTGGAGGTGGCCCTACGTGGGGCCTGGGGCCGAGTCCTGGCACAGCAGTGGGATGCCAGCAGTGCcagcgtggtgtgccggcagctccggtgcggcacggtgcagaaggcctatgctgccccagtgctggggccaggcTCGAGCCCCCTGGGGCTAAGCGGGCTCCGGTGTGTGGGCACGGAGGCTCGCCTGGCCCAGTGCAACTCCACGCTGCCCAGCGCTGTGCCGCCGGACCATGCCGAGGAAGCGGCAGTTGTGTGCTCgggtgagtgtgccgggaagggccccggAACACTGTGGGGGCCCGAGCAGCTGCCCCAACCCAagctgtctctggctgcagggagccagcgCGTGCGGCTGGTGAGTggccctgggcgctgtgctgggagagtggaggtctACGTGCAGGGGACCTGGAGCCGCGTCTGCGAGGACACCTGGGACCTGTGGGATGCCGCTGTCGTCTGCCACCAGTTGGGCTGCGGCGAGGTCCTGGCAGTGCCCGGCTCGGCCCGCtacggccggggctcggggccagtGTGGCTGGGTGCTGGCGCCTGCTCCGGGGCCGAGGCGACACTCTGGGAATGCCCAGCcccggcaccagccccagccctggccccggggcagcgtgGCTGTAAGGAGGGTGCTGGTGCGGCAGCCATCTGCTCAGGTCAGCACCGCGCTccaccagggccagggccagcggGGCTGTGGGACCGGTTGTGGCATCAGCCCTCCCGACCGgcctccctgcccacctccccacaccctgggcagTCCGGGGAGTGAGACGGCACCTTCGCCCCACTGCCCTGCCGTGTCCACTCCTTAGGATGCTTCTCATGGTGACCCGGGGAGGTGGGCGGAGTGGCCGGGACAGCAGGGGTGTCGCCCAGCCCCGCCTGAGCTGTGCCTACGCCCCCATGCTacccccttgcagagctcacagccctgcggctggcaggcggcagcagctgcaccgggcGCCTGGAGGTCTTCTACAACGGGACGTGGGGCAGTGTGTGCGCCAACggcaccagccctgccacagccgctgtggtgtgccagcagctgggctgtggggctgggggccggctgTCACCTACACCCacaaccacacagggctcaggccccGCGTGGCTGGCCTGGGTACAGTGCGAGCTGGGGGccgactccctctggcactgcccctcggcaccctggcagctgcagccctgtgactcccctggggacacccacatCTTGTGCGACGGGGAGCCTGGAGGTACCAGAGCAACTCCCACATCAGCCACGGCAACCAGCTGTCCAGATGGCACATCCTGCACAGGTAGCTCTGCCTGCACAGGGCAGCGCGGTGGCCCCAGGGATCCTCCAGCTCGGGGTGGTGCAGCCTCTCTGTCCCGCCAGCCACTCCCCTGCATCCCGCTGTGCGTCCACAGTGATGCAGCATGGGACATGGCCAGACTCCCTCCAGCCGTGCAGCTCGTGTCGGTGTCGTCGCAGGTGCTCACAGGACCCACACGGCAGGGGCTGGATCCATGCCAGTGCCCACCATGCTCTGTATCgtcctgggcaccctgctctgcctggccctggggaccCTCGCTGTGCAGGCATGGCGTgccatggctcagcacagaggtgggTTGTGCCGGTGGTCTCTGGGGCTGAAGCTACTAGGACGAGGAGtcagggcagagccagtcagggctgggggctgctgatggctctggggactgcctggccatggggcagcctggctgcacaggctgggggcaggcGTGGCAGTGGAAGCCAGGAGGCCAGTGCTGAGCGAAGGCAGGACCCGGCGCAGCAcagaggccaggcaggggcaccagaGCTGCTCGGAGGATGGGGCAGAGCAGTGGGGCTGTGCCACAGGGTTATCAAGGTCACAGCTGGTGACCCCCACCATCCCATGTGCTGCTCCCACAGCCTGGGGTtatggctgcccttgctttccaggccctggcagagccacGGACGCAATCTCTGAGGCTGTCTATGAGGAGCTCGACTACACTCTGATGCCGGAgtaccaggaggtgcccagtggCTCAGGTGCATGCACCCTGACTCCCGTGCTCAGGCCAGCCCAGCCCGGTGCCTCTTCCTGGGGAGGGAGGTCTCTGCACTGAGACCCCCACGCACCCATTGCTGCAGCAGCCGGGCTGAGAGCCCGGCCACGTGCTGACCATGGgaagctgcagagcagggctgtaTCCTGACCCCTCACAGTCCCCGCTGTGTGGCgaggctgtcctgcccagggtgctggccagCCTTT
This window of the Dromaius novaehollandiae isolate bDroNov1 chromosome 5, bDroNov1.hap1, whole genome shotgun sequence genome carries:
- the LOC135328611 gene encoding deleted in malignant brain tumors 1 protein-like, encoding MATISQLLASALGLLLCVQLCRGTGELRLVDGGSRCAGRVEVKHEGQWGTVCSYDFLWDVRGASVVCRQLGCGTVARTSPYMPFGAGAGRIWLQPFLCRGTETALHHCPHYGWGQHYCGHDTDVGVTCSDAVELRLVNGGGPCAGRVEVKLRGQWGTVADDVWDMEDAEVVCQQLGCGSAKSAHDSTRFGRGSGPIQLALVDCRGDESALWECTVPGWGPYPGRHDWDVGVVCQGFVRLVGGDGACLGRVEVRQGRGWVTLCKAHVDLNTAHVICKELGCGAALAITGAARFGAGAGPIWDGGFECAGNESLLSACARRLPHGQGCTHNSGAGVICSPYTGFRLVNGSTECTGRVELEARGTWGSLCDAGWDMPDAQVLCHHLGCGFAASMPRGGYFGTGSGPLWQDTFHCSGTESHLGECPAMALGIPACSPDHAAAVNCSGGTEPLRLVDGESRCDGRLEVALRGAWGRVLAQQWDASSASVVCRQLRCGTVQKAYAAPVLGPGSSPLGLSGLRCVGTEARLAQCNSTLPSAVPPDHAEEAAVVCSGSQRVRLVSGPGRCAGRVEVYVQGTWSRVCEDTWDLWDAAVVCHQLGCGEVLAVPGSARYGRGSGPVWLGAGACSGAEATLWECPAPAPAPALAPGQRGCKEGAGAAAICSELTALRLAGGSSCTGRLEVFYNGTWGSVCANGTSPATAAVVCQQLGCGAGGRLSPTPTTTQGSGPAWLAWVQCELGADSLWHCPSAPWQLQPCDSPGDTHILCDGEPGGPGRATDAISEAVYEELDYTLMPEYQEVPSGSDTPALPRHDPLDGYDDATAVLHLGEVAAPGPSESDGDVSEVAALGELTVLQLAGGSSCTERLEVFHNGTWGSVCANVTSLATAAVVCRQWG